The Candidatus Hydrogenedentota bacterium genome window below encodes:
- a CDS encoding serine/threonine protein kinase, with product MRLFRRKSVAGGEDMIGGDERAEVNMDGASSGLELATVGPYEIIAPIGSGGMGTVYKAIDRRRDMTVAIKVLKPEFDLDKKKRKRDYLGREILVAASLKHECIIRYNKEIIEQADSQGRIRRCLLMELVDGPDLRKHIADRDLTVPQMIDVCIRLCRGLDYLHQNNIVHRDIKPGNFLFSRDMKQVKICDFGLSKSSSSWRTRWIREGGGTRAYMSPEQIENKGRGLDARSDIFSFGITIYELLAGRHPCDGRDSKEIMRQIRSSKYKFEPPSKYNPEIPHALDKIVLKSIRRRPEQRYQSMTEMLLDLTRVSESRI from the coding sequence ATGAGGCTGTTTCGGCGAAAGTCCGTGGCCGGCGGCGAGGACATGATTGGAGGCGATGAGCGCGCCGAGGTCAACATGGACGGCGCGTCCAGCGGTTTGGAACTGGCCACGGTCGGCCCGTACGAGATTATTGCGCCCATTGGCAGCGGCGGTATGGGGACGGTGTATAAGGCGATTGACCGCCGGCGCGACATGACGGTCGCGATTAAGGTGCTCAAGCCGGAGTTCGACCTGGACAAGAAGAAGCGGAAGCGCGACTATCTCGGGCGCGAGATTCTGGTGGCGGCCTCGCTGAAGCACGAGTGCATCATCCGTTACAACAAGGAGATCATCGAGCAGGCGGACTCGCAGGGACGCATCCGGCGCTGCCTGCTCATGGAACTGGTCGATGGACCGGATTTGCGCAAGCACATCGCGGACCGCGACCTGACGGTCCCGCAGATGATCGACGTGTGCATCCGCTTGTGCCGCGGGCTGGATTACCTACACCAGAACAATATCGTTCACCGTGACATCAAGCCCGGAAACTTTCTGTTTTCGCGGGACATGAAGCAGGTGAAGATTTGCGATTTCGGATTGTCGAAATCGAGTTCGAGTTGGCGCACGCGGTGGATTCGCGAGGGTGGCGGCACGCGCGCGTACATGTCGCCCGAGCAAATCGAGAACAAGGGGCGCGGGCTCGACGCGCGGTCGGACATATTCTCGTTCGGCATCACGATATACGAACTGCTGGCGGGACGGCACCCCTGCGATGGCCGCGACTCGAAGGAGATCATGCGGCAGATTCGCAGTTCGAAGTACAAGTTCGAGCCGCCGTCGAAGTATAACCCCGAGATTCCGCACGCGCTCGACAAGATCGTGCTGAAGTCGATCCGGCGGCGTCCGGAACAGCGTTACCAATCGATGACGGAGATGCTGCTCGATCTCACGCGGGTGTCCGAATCGCGCATCTAG
- a CDS encoding MoxR family ATPase, with protein MSAFRQAIKDIISNIELVVLDKAQVIKTALSAFLAGGHVLLEDVPGVAKTVLVRSLAVSSGCSFNRIQCTPDLLPSDVTGVSIYNQKTQEFEFRRGPVFAQIIVADEINRATPRTQSALLEAMAEGQVSVDGTTYKLAQPFCVFATQNPVEHEGTFPLPEAQLDRFMLRLTVGYPNITAEGDMLERMRVAHPLDSLKPVTDAQTILRMQSGIRDIHVHEKVREYILRVIHRTRDSTHLSLGASPRASMALFRACQAFAAVQGRTYVIPDDVKALAHPVLEHRLILNPESRLRRVTTNSVLRDILVEVPVPAGTMTWKSA; from the coding sequence GTGAGCGCGTTCCGTCAGGCGATCAAAGACATCATCTCGAACATCGAGTTGGTGGTGTTGGACAAGGCGCAGGTGATCAAGACCGCGTTGTCGGCGTTTTTGGCGGGTGGGCATGTATTGCTTGAGGACGTGCCGGGCGTGGCGAAGACGGTTTTGGTGCGGTCGCTGGCGGTTTCGAGCGGGTGCTCATTTAACCGGATACAGTGCACGCCGGACCTGTTGCCGTCGGACGTCACGGGCGTTTCGATTTACAACCAGAAGACGCAGGAGTTCGAGTTCCGGCGCGGGCCGGTGTTCGCGCAGATAATCGTGGCGGACGAAATCAACCGGGCCACGCCGCGCACGCAGTCCGCGCTGCTCGAGGCGATGGCGGAAGGCCAAGTGTCGGTGGACGGCACGACGTACAAGCTGGCGCAGCCGTTTTGCGTGTTCGCCACGCAGAACCCCGTGGAGCACGAAGGGACCTTTCCGCTTCCCGAAGCGCAGCTCGATCGCTTCATGCTGCGGCTGACGGTGGGTTACCCAAACATTACGGCGGAGGGGGACATGCTGGAGCGGATGCGGGTCGCGCACCCGCTGGACAGCCTGAAACCGGTAACGGATGCGCAGACGATTCTCCGGATGCAGTCCGGTATTCGGGACATCCACGTGCACGAGAAGGTCCGCGAATATATCTTACGGGTGATTCATCGCACGCGGGATTCGACCCATTTGAGCCTTGGCGCCAGCCCCCGCGCGTCCATGGCGCTGTTCCGGGCCTGTCAAGCATTTGCCGCCGTCCAGGGGCGGACCTACGTCATTCCTGATGACGTGAAAGCTTTGGCGCATCCGGTGTTGGAACACCGGCTTATCCTTAATCCTGAAAGCAGGTTACGGCGTGTTACGACGAATAGCGTACTTCGGGACATTTTGGTGGAGGTGCCTGTGCCTGCCGGCACGATGACTTGGAAATCTGCGTGA
- a CDS encoding DUF58 domain-containing protein, translated as MNDRIRRNLFWFVIAAAALATAFIVKAPYVAFAVYAFLLLVTIANLSSLAWLSGLDCTRTISQNVMAQGEETCIEVTLTNRRGWPIPWIFVEDFAPAGFPRDGDNARLAILMPGRSITLNYTLTCPRRGYHRVGPLLMESGDLFGLQKRFRTGHQQDYISVLPTVAYIDTFNIAARRPQGPVRISNRVYEDPTRIASLREYVPGDPMNRIHWKASARTGELFVKQSEPSNVLGATLILDLFAPLYQGEGGEERMELAITTTASVAYLLQMSGEQVGLMTNARDAAEVAKWEVESRQSLSRQEAEYNVVGEGESDRLSPLTVPTRRSPVQALQIVENLARVLPTDGLDIGQTIMAQFERLPRDAALIPVVPQVTEDLSMILAQMKLSGFAVTVFLIKNQASYERAAAMLIAHEINCIHIEHERQLHEISPARIGR; from the coding sequence ATGAATGACCGTATTCGCCGCAATCTGTTTTGGTTCGTCATCGCGGCCGCGGCCCTGGCAACGGCTTTCATCGTGAAAGCGCCGTACGTCGCGTTCGCCGTGTACGCGTTTCTACTCTTGGTCACGATTGCGAACCTCTCTTCACTTGCGTGGTTGTCGGGGCTCGATTGCACGCGCACGATCAGTCAAAACGTGATGGCGCAGGGCGAAGAGACCTGTATCGAAGTAACGCTGACGAACCGGCGCGGGTGGCCTATCCCGTGGATATTCGTCGAGGACTTCGCGCCGGCCGGGTTCCCGCGTGACGGCGACAACGCGCGATTGGCGATCCTGATGCCGGGCCGATCCATCACGCTCAACTATACGTTGACGTGTCCGCGCCGCGGGTATCATCGCGTTGGCCCGCTTCTCATGGAGTCGGGCGACTTGTTCGGGCTGCAGAAGCGGTTCCGCACCGGCCACCAGCAGGACTACATCTCCGTGCTGCCGACCGTTGCGTATATCGATACGTTTAACATTGCCGCGCGCCGCCCGCAGGGACCGGTGCGGATCAGCAACCGCGTATACGAAGATCCAACGCGTATCGCGAGCCTGCGGGAGTACGTGCCGGGCGATCCGATGAACCGCATCCACTGGAAGGCGTCCGCGCGCACCGGCGAGTTGTTCGTGAAGCAGAGCGAACCCTCGAACGTGCTCGGCGCGACACTTATTCTCGATTTGTTCGCGCCGCTGTATCAGGGCGAAGGCGGCGAGGAGCGCATGGAACTCGCGATTACGACGACTGCGTCGGTCGCGTACCTGCTGCAAATGTCGGGGGAACAGGTCGGGTTAATGACCAATGCGCGCGACGCCGCGGAAGTCGCAAAGTGGGAAGTCGAATCACGGCAGTCGCTGTCGCGGCAGGAAGCGGAGTACAACGTGGTCGGCGAGGGTGAATCCGACCGGCTGAGCCCGCTGACCGTCCCGACGCGGCGCAGCCCGGTGCAGGCGCTGCAAATCGTCGAGAACCTCGCGCGCGTGCTGCCGACGGACGGCCTCGATATCGGCCAGACGATCATGGCGCAGTTCGAGCGGCTCCCGCGCGATGCCGCGCTGATCCCCGTGGTACCGCAGGTGACGGAGGACCTGTCGATGATTCTCGCGCAGATGAAGCTGTCGGGGTTCGCGGTGACGGTATTTCTAATCAAGAACCAGGCTTCGTACGAACGCGCGGCGGCGATGCTCATCGCGCACGAGATCAACTGCATTCACATCGAACATGAACGGCAACTCCACGAAATATCCCCC
- a CDS encoding cytochrome P450, with amino-acid sequence MSDRTRPPGPKGSPLSGCAREIGADRVGFMVELQRTYGDVVCFKVWDRTLYLVSDPDLIKDVFVTNHKNFTKSRALQLAKFIFGEGLLTNEGESHRRQRRMMQPAFHMQRIHGYGETMIEYADRHAGRWDAAALDGQSVDMAQEMMRLTMAIVAKTLFDFDVESEADEISEALSSIVGLFERTVHPAAVLLTILPTLKNFRFMRAKKRIDSLIYRMIAERRKSGVDHGDLLSMLLNAQDEDDGSGMSDQQVHDEAVTLFLAGHETTANALSWTWYALSQNPDVEAKFHAEIDDVLGGELPTPHDIPKLEYTRRVFAESMRLYPPAYLIGRMAIDEYQLGDYTLPPKSVILMCPYVCHRNPAQFPDPERFDPDRWTPERQRERHKFSYFPFGGGPRTCIGESFAWMEGVLLLAVFGQRWRMTLRQGHAVGYDPQITLRPKGGLPMTLSRRTTASAARAIA; translated from the coding sequence ATGTCTGACAGAACTCGGCCGCCCGGGCCGAAGGGTTCGCCCCTGAGCGGGTGCGCGCGCGAGATCGGCGCCGACCGCGTCGGCTTTATGGTCGAATTGCAGCGCACCTACGGCGACGTCGTCTGTTTCAAGGTCTGGGACAGAACATTGTATCTGGTGTCCGACCCCGACCTGATCAAGGACGTGTTCGTCACGAATCACAAAAACTTCACGAAAAGCCGCGCGCTTCAGCTCGCGAAGTTCATATTCGGCGAAGGACTGCTCACGAACGAGGGTGAATCCCACCGGCGCCAACGCCGCATGATGCAGCCCGCGTTCCATATGCAACGAATCCACGGGTACGGCGAAACAATGATCGAGTACGCGGACCGCCACGCGGGCCGCTGGGACGCGGCGGCGCTCGATGGACAGTCCGTCGACATGGCGCAGGAAATGATGCGCCTGACGATGGCCATCGTCGCGAAGACCTTGTTCGACTTCGACGTCGAGTCCGAAGCGGATGAAATCAGCGAAGCGCTGTCGTCCATTGTCGGGCTGTTCGAGCGAACGGTGCATCCCGCCGCGGTGCTCTTGACAATCTTGCCGACGCTAAAGAACTTCCGATTCATGCGCGCGAAGAAACGCATCGACAGCCTCATCTACCGGATGATCGCCGAGCGCAGGAAATCGGGCGTGGACCACGGCGACCTGTTGTCGATGTTGCTCAACGCGCAGGACGAAGACGACGGTTCCGGAATGAGCGATCAACAGGTCCACGACGAAGCCGTTACCTTGTTCCTCGCGGGACACGAGACGACCGCGAATGCGCTGTCGTGGACGTGGTACGCGCTATCGCAGAATCCGGACGTCGAGGCGAAGTTTCACGCGGAAATCGATGACGTGCTCGGCGGCGAACTGCCAACCCCGCACGACATTCCAAAACTCGAGTACACGCGCCGTGTGTTTGCCGAATCGATGCGCCTCTATCCGCCCGCGTATCTGATCGGCCGCATGGCGATCGACGAATACCAATTGGGCGATTACACGTTGCCGCCGAAAAGCGTAATCCTCATGTGTCCTTACGTGTGTCATCGGAATCCCGCGCAGTTCCCCGATCCGGAACGTTTCGATCCCGATCGTTGGACGCCCGAGCGGCAACGCGAACGCCATAAGTTCTCCTACTTCCCCTTCGGCGGCGGGCCCCGCACCTGCATCGGCGAATCGTTCGCGTGGATGGAAGGCGTTCTGCTACTTGCCGTGTTCGGCCAACGTTGGCGCATGACGCTGCGGCAGGGGCATGCCGTTGGGTACGATCCGCAAATTACCCTTCGTCCGAAAGGCGGCCTGCCAATGACGCTGTCACGCAGGACCACCGCGAGCGCCGCGCGAGCCATCGCCTGA
- a CDS encoding DUF1553 domain-containing protein, which yields MGTLVSVVIWGTVCAFADTPAAELVRALEGIKGDAEAFARIKAAIEAETDPSDYTVRKAAQIPDSEKYWAFRPRMRPEPPSITDQGWAVNPIDAFVLARLVEANLSPSEAASKRTLIRRVYLDVLGLPPSPEEVDAFINDTSDNAYEKIVDHVLASPHYGERWARHWLDVIRFAETNGFETNTPRRNAWHYRDYVIQAFNEDKPYTEFITEQLTGDLTGNIVATGFLSAGPLDEVKSPDIVLTKMQRDQELGDMVSTTAAAFLGLTVGCAKCHDHKFDPISQRDYYALRAVFAGVSHGERELPDPERDIRMRQVASLKQELAALRGKLLCFARDEQPDGLLRRVSTMENVDRFEPVEAKFVRFTARKTHDIEPCIDELEVFTPGESPINVALAANGGIATASSGFADNSKHRIAHLNDGLFGNDYSWIPAGRENEWAQIELPKPTSIGFVAWARDREGNFRDRIVTEYTIETSLDGSTWKTVSSSERRQPFNPNAELPPLFVPEKLSADDAAALKDIQNSEGRLKTDITSLAKGPRVYAVKFEPPSPTFLLSRGDPMMERQFIAPATPRFVGERCDMDAAEPETQRRVKLAQWICDERNPLTARVIVNRIWQHHFGRGIVDSPSDFGAMGVRPTHPELLDWLANALIDNGWKLKSVHKIILMSNTYRQSSAPNAAALEVDADARLLWRFPPRRLDMEPIRDSILCVSGQIDLAMGGPGFDVFEPNDNYVHVYIPKTHFTRAEYRRMIYQWKPRMEQDHTFGVFDCPDAAQAMPKRITSTSPLQALSLLNSPFMTQQAEAFAERVEKDKGETIDAQIARAYALALCREPTEDESARSRELVNAFGMTALCRALLNVSEFVYLN from the coding sequence ATCGGTACTCTGGTATCCGTCGTTATCTGGGGCACGGTGTGCGCGTTTGCGGACACGCCGGCCGCCGAACTGGTTCGCGCGTTAGAGGGCATCAAAGGCGACGCTGAGGCGTTTGCGCGCATCAAGGCTGCGATCGAGGCGGAGACGGACCCATCAGATTATACGGTGCGCAAGGCGGCGCAGATTCCGGACAGCGAGAAGTATTGGGCTTTCCGGCCGCGGATGCGTCCGGAACCTCCATCGATTACCGATCAGGGGTGGGCGGTAAATCCAATTGACGCGTTCGTTCTCGCGAGGCTTGTCGAGGCCAATCTCTCCCCTTCCGAGGCCGCGTCGAAGCGCACGCTCATTCGCAGGGTGTATCTCGACGTGCTGGGGCTGCCGCCGTCGCCGGAGGAAGTCGACGCATTCATCAACGACACGTCGGATAATGCATATGAGAAAATCGTCGATCACGTGCTCGCGTCGCCGCACTACGGCGAACGCTGGGCGCGTCACTGGCTCGATGTGATCCGGTTCGCGGAGACTAACGGTTTCGAGACGAACACGCCGCGGCGTAACGCGTGGCACTATCGCGACTACGTGATCCAGGCGTTCAACGAGGACAAACCGTACACCGAGTTTATCACCGAGCAACTTACCGGGGACCTGACAGGAAATATCGTCGCGACGGGTTTTCTTTCCGCCGGCCCGCTGGACGAGGTCAAGAGTCCCGACATCGTGCTGACAAAGATGCAGCGCGACCAGGAACTTGGCGACATGGTGTCGACAACTGCCGCCGCGTTTCTCGGTCTGACGGTTGGATGCGCGAAGTGCCACGACCACAAGTTCGATCCTATCTCTCAGCGGGACTATTACGCGCTGCGGGCCGTGTTCGCGGGTGTGTCGCATGGCGAGCGCGAACTGCCCGACCCGGAACGTGACATTCGCATGCGGCAGGTGGCGTCGCTGAAACAGGAACTGGCCGCGTTGCGCGGCAAGTTGCTTTGTTTCGCGCGCGACGAACAACCCGACGGCCTGCTGCGGCGTGTCAGCACGATGGAAAATGTGGATCGGTTCGAGCCGGTCGAGGCGAAGTTTGTTCGGTTCACGGCGCGGAAGACGCACGACATCGAGCCGTGCATCGACGAGTTGGAGGTGTTCACGCCGGGCGAGAGTCCGATCAACGTTGCGCTTGCTGCGAACGGCGGCATTGCGACGGCATCGAGCGGGTTTGCCGACAATTCGAAGCACCGAATTGCGCATCTGAACGACGGCCTGTTTGGAAATGACTACAGTTGGATACCGGCAGGCCGCGAAAACGAGTGGGCGCAGATCGAATTGCCCAAACCTACGTCGATTGGTTTCGTCGCGTGGGCGCGCGACCGCGAGGGGAATTTCCGCGATCGCATCGTGACCGAATACACGATCGAGACTTCGCTGGACGGGTCGACATGGAAGACCGTTTCGTCGTCCGAGCGCCGGCAGCCGTTTAATCCGAACGCGGAACTGCCGCCGCTCTTCGTGCCCGAGAAGTTGTCGGCCGACGATGCGGCCGCGCTGAAAGACATTCAGAACAGCGAAGGACGCCTCAAGACGGATATCACGTCGCTGGCGAAAGGGCCGCGTGTGTACGCGGTGAAGTTCGAGCCGCCCTCCCCCACGTTCCTGCTGTCGCGGGGCGACCCGATGATGGAGCGTCAGTTTATCGCGCCCGCGACGCCGCGGTTTGTGGGCGAACGGTGCGATATGGACGCGGCCGAACCTGAGACGCAACGCCGCGTGAAGCTGGCGCAGTGGATTTGCGACGAACGCAATCCGCTCACGGCGCGCGTGATCGTGAACCGCATCTGGCAGCACCATTTCGGCAGGGGAATCGTCGATTCGCCTAGCGACTTCGGCGCGATGGGCGTGCGCCCCACGCACCCGGAACTGCTCGACTGGCTCGCAAACGCGTTGATTGACAATGGCTGGAAACTGAAATCGGTTCACAAGATCATTCTGATGTCGAACACGTACCGGCAGTCGAGCGCGCCGAACGCGGCTGCGCTGGAGGTTGACGCCGACGCGCGGCTGCTCTGGCGGTTCCCACCGCGGCGCCTGGACATGGAGCCGATTCGGGACAGCATTCTGTGCGTCAGCGGGCAGATCGATCTTGCGATGGGCGGTCCGGGCTTTGACGTGTTCGAGCCGAACGACAACTACGTCCACGTGTATATACCGAAGACACACTTTACGCGCGCGGAGTATCGGCGCATGATCTATCAATGGAAGCCGCGCATGGAGCAGGACCACACGTTTGGCGTGTTCGACTGTCCAGACGCGGCACAGGCGATGCCCAAGCGCATTACGTCGACGTCGCCGTTGCAGGCGCTGAGTCTTTTGAACAGCCCGTTCATGACGCAACAGGCGGAGGCCTTCGCCGAGCGCGTCGAGAAGGACAAGGGCGAGACCATCGACGCGCAGATTGCACGAGCGTACGCGTTGGCGCTGTGCCGCGAACCCACGGAGGACGAGTCCGCGCGATCGCGCGAGCTTGTGAACGCGTTCGGCATGACGGCATTGTGCCGGGCGCTGCTGAACGTGAGCGAGTTTGTCTATCTCAACTGA
- a CDS encoding response regulator transcription factor yields MNVLIAEDDENIRNGLAELLNNEGYSTVLARNGAEALELFRKAAPDFVCLDIMMPGANGYDVCREIRKKNANVPVIFISAKSEEVDKVLGLELGADDYILKPFGVREVLARIRAVTRRCLAARQPIAETPSFVMDDLEIFPAELRAHRGDITIDLSLREVRILQLLHARKGQVVDRDTFFNECWGLDYLPNSRTLDQHIAKLRKRIERDPKLPRLIHTVHGVGYRFDG; encoded by the coding sequence ATGAACGTGCTCATCGCCGAAGACGACGAAAACATTCGCAACGGTCTCGCCGAACTGCTGAACAACGAAGGCTACTCGACCGTTCTCGCGCGCAACGGCGCCGAAGCCTTGGAACTCTTCCGAAAGGCCGCGCCCGACTTCGTGTGTCTCGATATCATGATGCCCGGCGCGAACGGCTACGACGTCTGCCGCGAAATCCGAAAGAAGAACGCCAACGTGCCAGTCATCTTTATTAGCGCCAAGTCCGAAGAGGTCGACAAAGTCCTCGGCCTCGAACTCGGCGCCGACGACTACATTCTCAAGCCCTTCGGCGTGCGCGAAGTGCTCGCGCGCATCCGCGCCGTCACCCGCCGCTGCCTCGCCGCGCGCCAGCCAATCGCCGAAACCCCGTCCTTTGTCATGGACGACCTCGAGATATTCCCGGCGGAGCTCCGTGCCCATCGCGGCGATATCACCATCGACCTCAGCCTCCGTGAGGTTAGAATTCTCCAATTACTCCACGCCCGCAAAGGACAAGTCGTCGACCGCGACACCTTCTTCAACGAATGCTGGGGCCTCGACTACCTGCCCAACAGCCGTACGCTCGACCAACACATCGCCAAACTCCGCAAACGCATCGAACGTGATCCCAAATTACCCCGCCTCATCCACACCGTCCACGGCGTCGGCTACCGCTTCGACGGTTAA
- a CDS encoding VWA domain-containing protein: MRFPKLMCAIVLALTGAAVSSAAPPPVKIEAALGNPVMLSGAGGTNYLRVAVTGDRINDASRRVPLNVAIVIDRSGSMQGEKIEAAKRAAKSAIERLRPNDTVSVIAYETSVTIVQPAIRIDDNSDKAATTRQQILSAIDTITAGGSTALFAGVSMGAGEVRKEIRSGRINRIVLLSDGLANVGPSSPGELAELGTSLGREGICVTTLGLGLDYNEDLLSRLASTSDGNHMFIDSVEALDRAYAMEFGDAMTVVARGLKVRVECVNGVRPVRVLGRDAIIDDKTVLVTLGDVSSERTKYALVELDVPAGLPDGGGVANVSVWYPFDTESKASGYVMVLPGMSPTPLCSYSLGVRMSQSKDEVDRNTNKAVMVAAVQQIAAEKNELAMRLRDSGKIEEARQTFLSNQSFLFDNSTRYNDEQLRKDADTNGFAADNLDPEKWKYNRKLQQEYQVGTKKQGVILEKSVR, translated from the coding sequence ATGCGTTTCCCAAAGCTGATGTGCGCAATCGTGCTCGCGCTGACCGGCGCAGCGGTCTCGTCCGCGGCCCCACCCCCCGTAAAAATCGAAGCCGCCCTCGGCAATCCCGTCATGCTCTCCGGCGCTGGCGGGACCAATTACCTCCGCGTCGCCGTCACCGGCGACAGAATCAACGACGCGTCCAGGCGCGTCCCCCTCAACGTGGCCATCGTTATCGATCGTTCCGGGTCGATGCAGGGCGAGAAAATCGAGGCCGCCAAGCGAGCCGCAAAGTCCGCCATCGAACGCCTACGACCGAACGACACCGTCTCCGTCATCGCTTACGAGACCTCCGTCACAATCGTGCAACCCGCAATCCGCATCGATGACAACTCCGACAAAGCGGCGACGACGCGCCAGCAAATACTCTCCGCCATCGACACCATCACCGCCGGCGGCAGCACCGCGCTTTTCGCGGGCGTCAGCATGGGCGCTGGCGAGGTGCGCAAGGAAATTCGCTCCGGGCGCATCAACCGCATCGTCCTCCTCTCCGACGGCCTCGCCAACGTCGGCCCAAGCTCCCCCGGTGAACTTGCCGAACTCGGCACTTCGCTCGGCAGAGAAGGAATTTGCGTGACTACACTCGGTCTAGGCCTCGATTACAACGAAGATTTGCTCTCGAGGCTCGCATCCACCAGCGACGGCAACCACATGTTCATTGACAGCGTCGAAGCCCTCGATCGCGCCTACGCTATGGAGTTCGGCGATGCGATGACGGTCGTCGCGCGCGGCCTGAAAGTCCGCGTCGAGTGTGTCAACGGCGTGCGCCCCGTGCGCGTCCTCGGCCGTGACGCAATCATTGACGACAAAACCGTCCTCGTGACGTTGGGCGACGTCAGCAGCGAGCGCACCAAGTACGCGCTGGTTGAACTTGATGTGCCGGCAGGGTTGCCCGACGGGGGCGGCGTGGCGAACGTCAGCGTTTGGTACCCCTTCGACACAGAAAGCAAGGCGAGCGGCTACGTCATGGTCCTTCCAGGCATGAGCCCAACGCCCCTCTGTTCGTACTCGCTCGGCGTCCGAATGTCGCAGTCCAAGGACGAAGTCGATCGCAACACCAACAAGGCGGTCATGGTCGCAGCCGTCCAGCAAATCGCCGCCGAGAAAAACGAACTCGCCATGCGCCTGCGCGACAGCGGCAAAATCGAGGAAGCGCGCCAAACCTTCTTGAGCAATCAGTCCTTCCTCTTCGACAATTCAACCCGATACAATGACGAACAATTGCGCAAAGACGCTGACACAAACGGCTTCGCCGCCGACAATCTCGATCCCGAGAAGTGGAAATACAACCGGAAACTCCAGCAAGAGTATCAGGTCGGCACCAAGAAACAGGGCGTCATTCTGGAAAAATCGGTACGTTGA
- a CDS encoding HAMP domain-containing histidine kinase, giving the protein MNLRLLILLTLMVAVPLAVLGWLGARLQTAELAATDDLIDKLLGEEIKGYSQTITGVMEQYQRDVAAKLDTSSLDPAQLRELLQHSPLVTQYFVVDRQGAPRYPVYESNGNSTEQEFLVRTREIWMNGELTTQSAPEQASPPATRSVGKVGVQNVAPSQRTSGWYVWHWGSDIHILLWTRRDDGVVVGAEISRPRLIADVIAALSQSVAAQAEFPTKRVELRNSRGDVVYSNSNFGTDDATHLRVALALEYPLNTWSLACFVNQDELAQAYDSEPYFWYRISTQLGALAIALIALAIYLYRENMRSMREAAQRVSFVNQVSHELKTPLTNIRMYAEMLEENLDHADDQSKRHVGVLVSESQRLSRLIANILTFSRKERHALKLRPAPGSVDTCVRSVLDHFKPALDAHGVSVTANFCAEAPAIIDADAIGQIVGNLVSNVEKYAATGKELTITTSQTGDSVTITVADAGPGIPPKERVRVFNAFYRVSDKLTDGVAGTGIGLTIARELARLHGGDLTLQPSERGACFQVTLNCPRAGVSP; this is encoded by the coding sequence TTGAACCTCCGACTCCTCATACTGCTTACACTCATGGTCGCCGTGCCCCTCGCCGTCCTCGGGTGGTTGGGGGCACGGCTTCAAACTGCTGAACTCGCAGCCACGGACGACTTGATTGACAAACTATTGGGCGAAGAGATCAAGGGCTACTCGCAAACGATCACGGGCGTTATGGAACAGTATCAACGGGATGTCGCTGCCAAGTTGGACACATCGTCGCTGGACCCCGCGCAATTGCGTGAACTACTGCAACATTCACCGCTCGTCACACAATACTTCGTCGTGGATCGACAGGGTGCTCCTCGTTACCCCGTCTATGAAAGCAATGGCAACAGCACCGAACAGGAGTTCTTGGTCCGCACGCGCGAGATTTGGATGAACGGCGAACTGACCACACAGTCCGCACCCGAACAAGCCTCACCGCCTGCGACTCGGAGCGTCGGAAAAGTCGGTGTTCAGAACGTGGCGCCGTCACAGCGCACTTCCGGCTGGTATGTCTGGCACTGGGGTAGCGACATTCATATTCTGCTCTGGACTCGCCGCGATGACGGCGTCGTTGTGGGCGCAGAAATTAGCCGGCCGCGCCTTATCGCCGATGTCATTGCCGCGCTCTCTCAAAGCGTTGCCGCACAAGCCGAATTTCCCACGAAACGTGTCGAACTGCGAAACTCCCGCGGCGATGTCGTTTATTCGAACAGCAACTTCGGCACGGACGATGCCACGCACCTGCGAGTAGCGCTTGCGCTGGAGTATCCGTTGAACACATGGTCGCTCGCATGCTTCGTGAATCAGGACGAACTGGCGCAGGCGTACGATTCCGAGCCCTATTTCTGGTATCGCATCTCCACCCAACTCGGCGCGCTCGCGATCGCGCTCATTGCCCTGGCAATCTACTTGTACCGCGAAAACATGCGCAGCATGCGCGAAGCGGCGCAGCGCGTATCCTTTGTGAACCAGGTATCGCACGAACTCAAAACGCCGCTTACGAACATCCGCATGTACGCCGAAATGCTCGAGGAAAACCTCGATCACGCCGATGATCAATCCAAGCGGCATGTGGGTGTGCTCGTATCCGAAAGCCAGCGCCTCAGCCGCCTCATTGCGAACATCCTCACCTTCAGCCGAAAGGAGCGCCACGCGCTCAAGCTGCGCCCCGCGCCCGGGTCGGTCGATACCTGCGTCCGGTCCGTCCTCGATCACTTCAAGCCCGCACTCGACGCCCATGGAGTCTCCGTAACTGCCAATTTCTGCGCGGAAGCGCCGGCGATAATCGATGCCGACGCCATCGGCCAGATCGTCGGGAACCTCGTCAGCAATGTCGAAAAATATGCCGCCACCGGCAAGGAATTGACCATCACAACTTCGCAGACAGGAGACAGCGTGACCATCACCGTCGCGGACGCGGGCCCCGGTATTCCACCGAAGGAACGCGTGCGCGTCTTCAACGCGTTCTATCGGGTCAGCGATAAATTGACGGACGGCGTCGCCGGCACGGGCATCGGCCTCACGATCGCCCGCGAACTCGCGCGCCTGCACGGCGGCGATCTCACGTTGCAGCCCTCGGAGCGCGGCGCGTGCTTCCAGGTCACGCTCAACTGTCCCCGCGCTGGAGTTTCGCCATGA